A single genomic interval of Pan paniscus chromosome 18, NHGRI_mPanPan1-v2.0_pri, whole genome shotgun sequence harbors:
- the RNF40 gene encoding E3 ubiquitin-protein ligase BRE1B isoform X2: MSGPGNKRAAGDGGSGPPEKKLSREEKTTTTLIEPIRLGGISSTEEMDLKVLQFKNKKLAERLEQRQACEDELRERIEKLEKRQATDDATLLIVNRYWAQLDETVEALLRCHESQGELSSAPEAPGTQEGPTCDGTPLPEPGTSELRDPLLMQLRPPLSEPALAFVVALGASSSEEVELELQGRMEFSKAAVSRVVEASDRLQRRVEELCQRVYSRGDSEPLSEVAQARTRELGRENRRLQDLATQLQEKHHRISLEYSELQDKVTSAETKVLEMETTVEDLQWDIEKLRKREQKLNKHLAEALEQLNSGYYVSGSSSGFQGGQITLSMQKFEMLNAELEENQELANSRMAELEKLQAELQGAVRTNERLKVALRSLPEEVVRETGEYRMLQAQFSLLYNESLQVKTQLDEARGLLLATKNSHLRHIEHMESDELGLQKKLRTEVIQLEDTLAQVRKEYEMLRIEFEQNLAANEQAGPINREMRHLISSLQNHNHQLKGDAQRYKRKLREVQAEIGKLRAQASGSAHSTPNLGHPEDSGLSAPAPGKEEGGPGPVSTPDNRKEMAPVPGTTTTTTSVKKEELVPSEEDFQGVTPGAQGPSSRGREPEARPKRELREREGPGLGPPPVASALSRADREKAKVEEAKRKESELLKGLRAELKKAQESQKEMKLLLDMYKSAPKEQRDKVQLMAAERKAKAEVDELRSRIRELEERDRRESKKIADEDALRRIRQAEEQIEHLQRKLGATKQEEEALLSEMDVTGQAFEDMQEQNGRLLQQLREKDDANFKLMSERIKANQIHKLLREEKDELGEQVLGLKSQVDAQLLTVQKLEEKERALQGSLGGVEKELTLRSQALELNKRKAVEAAQLAEDLKVQLEHVQTRLREIQPCLAESRAAREKESFNLKRAQEDISRLRRKLEKQRKVEVYADADEILQEEIKEYKVRAAA; the protein is encoded by the exons ATGTCTGGGCCAGGCAACAAACGCGCCGCCGGCGACGGGGGCTCAGGGCCCCCGGAGAAGAAGCTGAGTCGTGAGGAGAAGACCACCACGACTCTTATCGAGCCCATTCGTCTTGGAGGCATCTCTTCCACG GAGGAGATGGACCTGAAGGTACTACAGTTCAAGAACAAGAAACTGGCAGAGCGGCTGGAACAACGGCAGGCTTGTGAAGATGAACTCCGAGAACGAATTGAGAAGTTGGAGAAGCGGCAGGCCACAGATGATGCCACACTCCTCATCGTCAATCGTTACTGGGCCCAG CTGGATGAAACTGTGGAAGCCCTTCTCCGATGCCATGAGAGCCAGGGGGAGCTGTCTTCAGCGCCTGAGGCACCTGGGACCCAGGAGGGGCCAACATGTGATGGGACTCCTCTCCCAGAGCCGGGGACATCAGAGCTGAGAG ACCCCTTGCTGATGCAGCTGCGGCCCCCTCTCAGTGAGCCGGCCTTGGCTTTTGTGGTGGCACTGGGTGCCAGCAGCAGTGAGGAGGTGGAGCTGGAGCTGCAAGGCCGAATGGAGTTCTCCAAGGCAGCTGTGTCTCGTGTGGTAGAGGCCTCAGACCGCCTACAGCGCCGGGTGGAGGAACTCTGTCAGCGAGTGTACAGCCGAG GGGACAGTGAGCCCCTCAGTGAGGTGGCTCAGGCACGCACCCGAGAGCTGGGCCGTGAGAACCGGCGACTGCAGGACTTGGCCACTCAGCTGCAGGAGAAACACCACCGCATCTCATTGGAG TACTCCGAGCTCCAGGATAAAGTGACATCGGCAGAGACCAAGGTGCTGGAGATGGAGACAACAGTGGAGGACTTGCAGTGGGACATCGAGAAGCTGCGGAAGCGAGAGCAAAAGCTCAATAAGCACCTGGCAGAGGCCTTAGAGCAG CTTAACTCTGGCTACTATGTATCTGGGAGCTCCTCAGGCTTCCAGGGGGGCCAGATCACACTCAGCATGCAGAAG TTTGAGATGCTGAATGCAGAGTTAGAGGAAAACCAGGAACTGGCCAACAGCCGCATGGCAGAGCTGGAGAAACTGCAGGCCGAACTTCAGGGGGCTGTGCGGACCAATGAGCGCCTCAAG GTGGCCCTGCGGAGCCTTCCTGAGGAGGTAGTGCGGGAGACGGGGGAGTACCGCATGCTGCAGGCCCAATTCTCACTGCTCTACAACGAGTCTCTGCAAGTGAAGACCCAGCTAGACGAGGCTCGGGGCCTGCTGCTGGCCACAAAGAACTCCCACCTGCGACACATCGAGCACATGGAG AGCGACGAGCTGGGGCTGCAGAAGAAGCTACGCACAGAGGTCATTCAGCTGGAGGACACGCTGGCCCAGGTACGCAAGGAGTATGAGATGCTGCGCATCGAGTTTGAGCAGAATCTGGCGGCCAACGAGCAGGCGG GGCCCATCAACCGTGAGATGCGCCACCTGATTAGTAGTCTTCAAAACCACAACCACCAGCTAAAAGGGGACGCCCAGCGATACAAGCGGAAGCTTCGAGAAGTACAAGCTGAGATTGGCAAG CTCCGGGCCCAGGCCAGTGGCTCTGCCCACTCCACCCCTAACCTGGGCCACCCAGAGGATTCTGGCCTCAGTGCCCCAGCCCCAGGGAAAGAGGAGGGTGGGCCAGGCCCTGTCAGTACCCCCGACAACAGAAAGGAGATGgctccagtgcctggcaccacCACTACTACCACTTCAGTGAAGAAGGAGGAGCTGGTCCCCTCTGAAGAGGACTTCCAGGGTGTAACCCCTGGGGCCCAGGGCCCTTCCTCCCGGGGCCGAGAACCTGAGGCCAGGCCCAAGCGGGAGCTTCGGGAACGGGAAGGTCCTGGCCTAGGACCTCCACCTGTAGCCTCCGCTCTCTCAAGGGCTGATCGGgagaaggccaaggtggaagaagcCAAGCGGAAGGAATCAGAACTCCTCAAGGGTCTCCGAGCAGAGCTCAA GAAGGCCCAGGAGAGCCAGAAGGAGATGAAACTGCTGCTGGATATGTACAAGTCAGCGCCCAAGGAGCAGCGGGATAAGGTGCAGCTCATGGCAGCGGAACGCAAGGCCAAGGCCGAG GTTGATGAGCTGCGGAGCCGCATCCGGGAATTGGAGGAGAGGGATCGAAGGGAGAGCAAGAAGATCGCGGATGAGGATGCCCTGCGGCGCATTCGGCAGGCAGAGGAGCAGATAGAACACCTGCAGCGCAAGCTGGGTGCCACCAAGCAG gaggaggaggctcTGCTCTCAGAGATGGATGTGACAGGTCAGGCTTTTGAGGACATGCAGGAACAGAACGGGCGGCTGCTACAGCAGTTGCGGGAAAAGGATGATGCCAACTTTAAGCTAATGTCAGAGCGGATCAAGGCCAACCAGATTCACAAGCTGCTGCGGGAGGAGAAGGATGAGTTGGGCGAGCAGGTCCTTGGCCTCAAGTCCCAG GTGGATGCCCAGCTGCTGACTGTGCAGAAGCTGGAGGAGAAGGAGCGAGCCTTGCAGGGCAGCCTCGGGGGTGTGGAGAAGGAGCTGACGCTGCGCAGCCAAGCCCTGGAGCTCAACAAGCGGAAG GCTGTAGAAGCCGCCCAGCTGGCCGAGGACCTGAAGGTGCAGCTGGAGCACGTGCAGACTCGGCTGCGGGAGATCCAGCCCTGCCTGGCAGAGAGCCGGGCTGCTCGTGAGAAAGAGAGCTTCAACCTCAAGAGGGCTCAG GAGGACATCTCACGGCTGCGGCGCAAGCTGGAAAAGCAGAGGAAGGTGGAGGTCTACGCAGATGCGGATGAAATCCTCCAGGAGGAGATCAAGGAGTACAAG GTCAGAGCTGCAGCCTAG
- the RNF40 gene encoding E3 ubiquitin-protein ligase BRE1B isoform X1 — MSGPGNKRAAGDGGSGPPEKKLSREEKTTTTLIEPIRLGGISSTEEMDLKVLQFKNKKLAERLEQRQACEDELRERIEKLEKRQATDDATLLIVNRYWAQLDETVEALLRCHESQGELSSAPEAPGTQEGPTCDGTPLPEPGTSELRDPLLMQLRPPLSEPALAFVVALGASSSEEVELELQGRMEFSKAAVSRVVEASDRLQRRVEELCQRVYSRGDSEPLSEVAQARTRELGRENRRLQDLATQLQEKHHRISLEYSELQDKVTSAETKVLEMETTVEDLQWDIEKLRKREQKLNKHLAEALEQLNSGYYVSGSSSGFQGGQITLSMQKFEMLNAELEENQELANSRMAELEKLQAELQGAVRTNERLKVALRSLPEEVVRETGEYRMLQAQFSLLYNESLQVKTQLDEARGLLLATKNSHLRHIEHMESDELGLQKKLRTEVIQLEDTLAQVRKEYEMLRIEFEQNLAANEQAGPINREMRHLISSLQNHNHQLKGDAQRYKRKLREVQAEIGKLRAQASGSAHSTPNLGHPEDSGLSAPAPGKEEGGPGPVSTPDNRKEMAPVPGTTTTTTSVKKEELVPSEEDFQGVTPGAQGPSSRGREPEARPKRELREREGPGLGPPPVASALSRADREKAKVEEAKRKESELLKGLRAELKKAQESQKEMKLLLDMYKSAPKEQRDKVQLMAAERKAKAEVDELRSRIRELEERDRRESKKIADEDALRRIRQAEEQIEHLQRKLGATKQEEEALLSEMDVTGQAFEDMQEQNGRLLQQLREKDDANFKLMSERIKANQIHKLLREEKDELGEQVLGLKSQVDAQLLTVQKLEEKERALQGSLGGVEKELTLRSQALELNKRKAVEAAQLAEDLKVQLEHVQTRLREIQPCLAESRAAREKESFNLKRAQEDISRLRRKLEKQRKVEVYADADEILQEEIKEYKARLTCPCCNTRKKDAVLTKCFHVFCFECVRGRYEARQRKCPKCNAAFGAHDFHRIYIS; from the exons ATGTCTGGGCCAGGCAACAAACGCGCCGCCGGCGACGGGGGCTCAGGGCCCCCGGAGAAGAAGCTGAGTCGTGAGGAGAAGACCACCACGACTCTTATCGAGCCCATTCGTCTTGGAGGCATCTCTTCCACG GAGGAGATGGACCTGAAGGTACTACAGTTCAAGAACAAGAAACTGGCAGAGCGGCTGGAACAACGGCAGGCTTGTGAAGATGAACTCCGAGAACGAATTGAGAAGTTGGAGAAGCGGCAGGCCACAGATGATGCCACACTCCTCATCGTCAATCGTTACTGGGCCCAG CTGGATGAAACTGTGGAAGCCCTTCTCCGATGCCATGAGAGCCAGGGGGAGCTGTCTTCAGCGCCTGAGGCACCTGGGACCCAGGAGGGGCCAACATGTGATGGGACTCCTCTCCCAGAGCCGGGGACATCAGAGCTGAGAG ACCCCTTGCTGATGCAGCTGCGGCCCCCTCTCAGTGAGCCGGCCTTGGCTTTTGTGGTGGCACTGGGTGCCAGCAGCAGTGAGGAGGTGGAGCTGGAGCTGCAAGGCCGAATGGAGTTCTCCAAGGCAGCTGTGTCTCGTGTGGTAGAGGCCTCAGACCGCCTACAGCGCCGGGTGGAGGAACTCTGTCAGCGAGTGTACAGCCGAG GGGACAGTGAGCCCCTCAGTGAGGTGGCTCAGGCACGCACCCGAGAGCTGGGCCGTGAGAACCGGCGACTGCAGGACTTGGCCACTCAGCTGCAGGAGAAACACCACCGCATCTCATTGGAG TACTCCGAGCTCCAGGATAAAGTGACATCGGCAGAGACCAAGGTGCTGGAGATGGAGACAACAGTGGAGGACTTGCAGTGGGACATCGAGAAGCTGCGGAAGCGAGAGCAAAAGCTCAATAAGCACCTGGCAGAGGCCTTAGAGCAG CTTAACTCTGGCTACTATGTATCTGGGAGCTCCTCAGGCTTCCAGGGGGGCCAGATCACACTCAGCATGCAGAAG TTTGAGATGCTGAATGCAGAGTTAGAGGAAAACCAGGAACTGGCCAACAGCCGCATGGCAGAGCTGGAGAAACTGCAGGCCGAACTTCAGGGGGCTGTGCGGACCAATGAGCGCCTCAAG GTGGCCCTGCGGAGCCTTCCTGAGGAGGTAGTGCGGGAGACGGGGGAGTACCGCATGCTGCAGGCCCAATTCTCACTGCTCTACAACGAGTCTCTGCAAGTGAAGACCCAGCTAGACGAGGCTCGGGGCCTGCTGCTGGCCACAAAGAACTCCCACCTGCGACACATCGAGCACATGGAG AGCGACGAGCTGGGGCTGCAGAAGAAGCTACGCACAGAGGTCATTCAGCTGGAGGACACGCTGGCCCAGGTACGCAAGGAGTATGAGATGCTGCGCATCGAGTTTGAGCAGAATCTGGCGGCCAACGAGCAGGCGG GGCCCATCAACCGTGAGATGCGCCACCTGATTAGTAGTCTTCAAAACCACAACCACCAGCTAAAAGGGGACGCCCAGCGATACAAGCGGAAGCTTCGAGAAGTACAAGCTGAGATTGGCAAG CTCCGGGCCCAGGCCAGTGGCTCTGCCCACTCCACCCCTAACCTGGGCCACCCAGAGGATTCTGGCCTCAGTGCCCCAGCCCCAGGGAAAGAGGAGGGTGGGCCAGGCCCTGTCAGTACCCCCGACAACAGAAAGGAGATGgctccagtgcctggcaccacCACTACTACCACTTCAGTGAAGAAGGAGGAGCTGGTCCCCTCTGAAGAGGACTTCCAGGGTGTAACCCCTGGGGCCCAGGGCCCTTCCTCCCGGGGCCGAGAACCTGAGGCCAGGCCCAAGCGGGAGCTTCGGGAACGGGAAGGTCCTGGCCTAGGACCTCCACCTGTAGCCTCCGCTCTCTCAAGGGCTGATCGGgagaaggccaaggtggaagaagcCAAGCGGAAGGAATCAGAACTCCTCAAGGGTCTCCGAGCAGAGCTCAA GAAGGCCCAGGAGAGCCAGAAGGAGATGAAACTGCTGCTGGATATGTACAAGTCAGCGCCCAAGGAGCAGCGGGATAAGGTGCAGCTCATGGCAGCGGAACGCAAGGCCAAGGCCGAG GTTGATGAGCTGCGGAGCCGCATCCGGGAATTGGAGGAGAGGGATCGAAGGGAGAGCAAGAAGATCGCGGATGAGGATGCCCTGCGGCGCATTCGGCAGGCAGAGGAGCAGATAGAACACCTGCAGCGCAAGCTGGGTGCCACCAAGCAG gaggaggaggctcTGCTCTCAGAGATGGATGTGACAGGTCAGGCTTTTGAGGACATGCAGGAACAGAACGGGCGGCTGCTACAGCAGTTGCGGGAAAAGGATGATGCCAACTTTAAGCTAATGTCAGAGCGGATCAAGGCCAACCAGATTCACAAGCTGCTGCGGGAGGAGAAGGATGAGTTGGGCGAGCAGGTCCTTGGCCTCAAGTCCCAG GTGGATGCCCAGCTGCTGACTGTGCAGAAGCTGGAGGAGAAGGAGCGAGCCTTGCAGGGCAGCCTCGGGGGTGTGGAGAAGGAGCTGACGCTGCGCAGCCAAGCCCTGGAGCTCAACAAGCGGAAG GCTGTAGAAGCCGCCCAGCTGGCCGAGGACCTGAAGGTGCAGCTGGAGCACGTGCAGACTCGGCTGCGGGAGATCCAGCCCTGCCTGGCAGAGAGCCGGGCTGCTCGTGAGAAAGAGAGCTTCAACCTCAAGAGGGCTCAG GAGGACATCTCACGGCTGCGGCGCAAGCTGGAAAAGCAGAGGAAGGTGGAGGTCTACGCAGATGCGGATGAAATCCTCCAGGAGGAGATCAAGGAGTACAAG GCGCGGTTGACCTGCCCCTGCTGTAACACCCGCAAGAAGGATGCAGTCCTTACCAAGTGCTTCCACGTTTTCTGCTTCGAGTGCGTGCGGGGCCGCTATGAGGCCCGCCAGAGGAAGTGCCCCAAGTGCAACGCGGCCTTTGGTGCCCACGACTTCCATCGTATCTACATCAGCTGA